The genomic region GCCCCCCGGGATAACCGACCACGAACGGTTGCGAAGCGCGCTCCAGCACGGCAGCCAGGAATTCCCTCTGCTGCCGTGTTTCGCGCAGGGCCTGGTCCCGGTCGAAGGCGGCTGCCTTGACGCGGGCACGACGAAGCAGCTCGGCCACCGTGCACATCAGCAGGAGGTTGCCCAGGAAGAGGCCGAGGCTTATGACCTCCATCGTATTCCCGAGTTTGAAGCCGACCGGGGGAAGAATCCAGAAATCCACAACCCCGGCGGCCGCCACACTGGCCAGGAGCCCTGGTCCGAGCCCTGCCAAGAGGGCTACCAGGATCACACCTGGATAGAAGGTGATAAATGGAGACTGGCCGGGGCCGACCCATTGTTCGAGCGTTCGATGCCACCCAAAGCAGATGGCCACAGCGACCAGCGCGGCCCCATAGCGAACGGCCCAGGAGTTGCGGGAGATCAGTGACTTACGGGGCATGACGGGAGGGCGAACGGGCAGCAGAGAACGTTGGCGGCGATTGGAGGGGCGTCACTGCGATGGTCTCAGGCTGAAGGATGCTTTGGCTCATCGTTACCCTCGGTGTGGTAGCGTGGCGGCTGGCCAAGCTGGGCGCAAAGGGCGTTGACCTCTTCTTTCAATTCAAGCATGCGCAGTTCGCGCCCTACCATCGCCTTGTTGAAGCGGGTCAGTTCCTCATTGGCAGCCTGGACTTTTTCGGCGTGTCGCCGAATCTCATCCTGGGCCTGCTTGAGCCGGCTGATGTCCAGGTTAATGCCGGCCCAACAGAGCAACCTGCCCTGTTCGTCGCGCACCGGCACGCCCCGCGCCAGCACCGGGTGCCATTGGCCGTCCACCCCGCGAAAGCGGTGTTCCCGGTCCCACGAGACCCCAGTGCGCACGCACTCCTTCCATGCGGCTATCGTGCCAGCGGAGTCCTCGGGATTCAACACGTCTCCCCAGCCAAAATTGGAGCACTGCTCCTGGGTTAGCCCGACCAGCTTCAGGAATGACGGGCTGGCGTAGATGTTGCGGCCGTCGGGTTCGCAGACCCAAATTCCATAGTCAATGCTCTCGCCGATGGCACGGTAAAGCTGCTCGCTGCGCTGCAAAGCGGCCTCGGCCCCAGTGCGCGCAGCAATTTCAGCCTCAAGTTGGGCCGTGCGCTCCTTGACCAGGTCCTCGAGGTGCTCGCGGTGCCGGATCAACTCGGCCTGAGCTTTGTTGCGCTCAGTGATATCCAGACCCACCTCCATAATGAGCCTGGAACCGTCCGCATCGGTGAAGGGAAAGTCGTAAATGTCATAGTTGCGAGCATCCGGTCCGGTCCACTCCCAGCGCAACGGGGTGCTGGTCTTGAGCACTTTATACGTCTCGCAAACCTCACAGGGCTCGTTCCGGTTGAAGAGGTACTCATAGCAGC from Candidatus Paceibacterota bacterium harbors:
- a CDS encoding PAS domain-containing protein — encoded protein: MLKSKSSPTPDFGECGNQGPTETQRAPQLAHAEQQRLNDVLNLLPAYVILLTPDYHVAFANRFFEERFGKSGGRRCYEYLFNRNEPCEVCETYKVLKTSTPLRWEWTGPDARNYDIYDFPFTDADGSRLIMEVGLDITERNKAQAELIRHREHLEDLVKERTAQLEAEIAARTGAEAALQRSEQLYRAIGESIDYGIWVCEPDGRNIYASPSFLKLVGLTQEQCSNFGWGDVLNPEDSAGTIAAWKECVRTGVSWDREHRFRGVDGQWHPVLARGVPVRDEQGRLLCWAGINLDISRLKQAQDEIRRHAEKVQAANEELTRFNKAMVGRELRMLELKEEVNALCAQLGQPPRYHTEGNDEPKHPSA